The following proteins are co-located in the Dyadobacter chenwenxiniae genome:
- a CDS encoding 5'-methylthioadenosine/adenosylhomocysteine nucleosidase produces the protein MKKSLLLVFFLFAQINGLLAQNVTGILGAFPPELVLLQSKMEDKKDTIIQQIRFTRGKLNGRQIVLAQTGIGKVNAAITTTIMIEHFKPREIVFSGIAGGIDPALHPGDIVIGTHVTYHDYGMAEDSGMQYWSTKNPATMLENPRSFVCDSALVTKALAVSKNLTFSKIKRENGSFEPAVKKGVIVTGDVFVSSEIITQRLRKELNAAATEMEGAAIAQTCYQQNTPFLIIRSLSDKANNKAQNDIMAFYDIAAHNAATLVMAVVGKM, from the coding sequence ATGAAAAAATCACTCCTGTTAGTCTTCTTTTTATTTGCTCAAATCAACGGCCTTCTAGCCCAGAATGTGACCGGCATACTCGGTGCTTTTCCGCCTGAACTGGTGCTGCTCCAAAGCAAAATGGAGGACAAAAAAGACACCATTATCCAGCAAATCCGCTTCACGAGGGGAAAACTGAATGGTCGTCAGATCGTTTTGGCGCAAACCGGGATCGGTAAAGTAAATGCTGCGATCACCACCACGATCATGATAGAGCATTTCAAACCAAGGGAAATCGTTTTCTCCGGCATTGCCGGTGGCATTGACCCTGCCCTGCACCCAGGCGACATTGTGATCGGCACGCACGTCACTTATCATGACTACGGCATGGCAGAAGACAGCGGAATGCAATATTGGTCTACCAAAAATCCTGCAACAATGCTGGAAAACCCGAGATCATTCGTTTGCGACAGCGCCCTGGTAACGAAAGCATTAGCTGTCTCGAAAAATCTAACATTTTCCAAAATCAAACGCGAAAACGGCAGTTTCGAACCGGCTGTAAAAAAAGGCGTCATTGTTACCGGCGATGTATTTGTTTCTTCTGAAATCATAACACAGCGCCTCCGCAAAGAACTCAATGCCGCTGCAACGGAAATGGAAGGTGCCGCTATTGCCCAAACCTGTTACCAGCAAAATACGCCTTTCCTGATCATCCGCAGCCTCAGCGACAAAGCGAATAACAAAGCGCAAAACGACATTATGGCATTTTACGACATCGCCGCCCATAACGCGGCAACTCTGGTCATGGCCGTTGTCGGAAAAATGTGA
- a CDS encoding Gfo/Idh/MocA family protein, translating to MTTSRRKFISSASLIMAGSGLSATLPSSRSAFPKIFSPADTIRVAAIGINGMGWADLNAVLKNPGVTCVALCDVDKNVLDRRAAELAAKGMKVKTYDDYRKMLEDKDIDAIVIGSPDHWHCLMMVEACEAGKDVYVEKPIGNSIEECRIMVAAQERYKRVVQVGQWQRSQQHFRDAIEFVHSGKLGNIGLVKVWGYFNYGTPISAIPDSAVPAGVDYDMWLGPAPKRPFNINRFHGSFRWFWDYAGGIMTDWGVHLLDYALLGMKAGAPKSVSAAGGMVLNFGVDAPDTLTTIYEFDGFNIQWEHAIGYGAGIYNREHGIAFMGGNGTLLLDRKGWEVVPQGLPQGLPQGQKMEAVPFQKSSDNGLDLHARNFIEVIRSRKIENLNAPIQVGADVAILSQMGNIAYRTGKKIDWNEEKGKFDNSAANKLIETDYHNGYKLPKG from the coding sequence ATGACAACTTCCAGGAGAAAATTTATAAGTTCGGCATCGCTGATTATGGCGGGCTCAGGGCTTTCTGCCACGCTGCCCTCTTCCCGATCCGCTTTCCCTAAGATTTTTTCGCCTGCTGACACCATTCGCGTGGCGGCGATCGGGATCAACGGCATGGGCTGGGCCGACCTGAATGCCGTCCTCAAAAATCCAGGCGTCACTTGCGTAGCATTATGTGATGTGGACAAGAATGTGCTCGACAGACGCGCAGCTGAGCTTGCTGCCAAAGGCATGAAAGTCAAAACTTACGACGATTACCGTAAGATGCTGGAAGACAAAGATATCGATGCTATTGTGATCGGATCACCGGATCATTGGCATTGCCTGATGATGGTGGAAGCCTGTGAGGCCGGAAAAGATGTGTATGTAGAAAAACCTATTGGCAATTCGATAGAAGAGTGCCGGATTATGGTGGCCGCGCAGGAACGTTACAAGCGTGTGGTGCAAGTAGGGCAATGGCAGCGAAGCCAGCAGCACTTCCGGGATGCCATTGAATTTGTACATTCCGGGAAGTTGGGTAACATTGGTTTGGTCAAAGTTTGGGGTTATTTCAATTACGGCACACCAATATCCGCCATTCCCGACAGCGCGGTGCCTGCGGGTGTTGATTATGATATGTGGCTCGGGCCTGCGCCAAAACGGCCTTTCAATATAAACCGATTCCACGGAAGTTTTAGATGGTTTTGGGATTACGCAGGCGGCATTATGACCGACTGGGGTGTTCATTTACTGGATTACGCCTTGCTGGGAATGAAAGCTGGCGCGCCAAAAAGCGTTTCCGCTGCGGGCGGGATGGTCCTTAATTTTGGTGTGGACGCGCCGGATACGCTTACCACCATTTACGAATTTGACGGCTTTAACATTCAGTGGGAACACGCCATTGGCTACGGCGCCGGCATTTATAACCGGGAGCACGGCATTGCATTCATGGGCGGAAACGGAACGCTTCTCCTCGACCGAAAGGGCTGGGAAGTGGTGCCTCAGGGACTGCCGCAGGGACTGCCGCAGGGACAAAAAATGGAAGCCGTGCCATTTCAAAAATCCTCCGATAACGGGCTGGATCTGCATGCCAGAAACTTCATCGAGGTGATCCGGTCAAGGAAAATAGAAAACCTGAACGCGCCTATCCAGGTGGGTGCCGATGTTGCGATCCTGTCACAAATGGGTAACATTGCTTACCGAACAGGGAAGAAAATCGACTGGAATGAAGAGAAGGGGAAATTTGATAACTCCGCCGCTAACAAGCTGATAGAAACGGATTATCACAACGGCTATAAATTGCCGAAGGGATAA
- the map gene encoding type I methionyl aminopeptidase, translating into MSITKEEELTGMQRASEAVALILKEMTRFAKPGITTRELDNFGAGLFKELGARSAPNLAYGFPGWTCISVNNEFCHGIPSSKTMLRDGDLVNIDVSAEVDGYWSDNGGSFVLGPDKNGHQQLVDASKLILKKAIGNIKGGVKISDIGFLIETEAKKRGYKVIKNLNGHGIGRSLHEEPSEIANYRDRFNTRRFKKNTVVAIETFISTKSTLAVETGDGWTTVGDKGGFMAQHEHTIVVTDGAPIILTHNNDIWA; encoded by the coding sequence ATGTCGATTACCAAAGAAGAAGAACTGACAGGAATGCAGCGTGCCAGTGAAGCTGTGGCATTGATTCTCAAAGAAATGACGCGTTTTGCGAAGCCGGGAATAACGACCAGGGAGCTGGACAACTTCGGGGCCGGGCTATTTAAAGAGCTGGGGGCCAGATCTGCGCCAAATCTGGCTTACGGCTTTCCAGGCTGGACTTGTATCAGTGTCAATAACGAGTTTTGTCATGGCATTCCCTCTTCAAAAACAATGCTTCGTGACGGGGATCTGGTCAACATTGATGTTTCGGCAGAGGTTGACGGTTACTGGTCTGATAATGGCGGATCATTTGTTCTGGGACCGGATAAAAACGGACATCAGCAGCTGGTTGATGCGTCGAAGCTGATCTTAAAAAAGGCCATTGGCAATATTAAAGGAGGCGTAAAGATCTCGGATATAGGTTTTCTGATTGAAACCGAAGCAAAAAAACGTGGCTATAAAGTAATTAAAAATCTGAACGGTCACGGAATTGGAAGAAGTCTGCACGAGGAGCCGTCGGAAATCGCTAACTATCGCGACCGCTTCAACACGCGGCGCTTTAAGAAGAATACAGTCGTGGCTATTGAAACATTCATTTCAACAAAATCGACGCTGGCCGTTGAAACAGGTGACGGCTGGACGACGGTTGGGGATAAAGGCGGCTTCATGGCCCAGCATGAGCATACAATCGTTGTAACCGACGGTGCGCCGATCATTCTGACGCACAATAATGATATTTGGGCATAA
- a CDS encoding LytR/AlgR family response regulator transcription factor — protein MNVLIVEDEELSAERLQKLIFGIDPSIQVLAMIPSVLETIAYLENDTKTKPDLIFLDIHLEDDNGFRIVESLNLLIPVIFTTAFDEYLLKAFKANSIDYLLKPINPLELQAALAKFRKLFVTGRQQQTIVAAELIANEPYKDRFLCTAGSRIFTFKTSEIAYFSIEERATFLRLFDGRHFAVEYSLEKLSQILDPSHFFRVNRTLLISIDAIKDMHAITAGRLKLVLSPAASQEVTVSPDRIAGFKNWLGR, from the coding sequence ATGAATGTGCTCATTGTTGAAGACGAGGAACTGAGTGCCGAGCGCTTGCAAAAACTGATATTCGGGATCGATCCCTCCATTCAGGTGCTGGCCATGATCCCGTCGGTCCTGGAAACAATTGCTTATCTCGAAAACGATACGAAAACCAAGCCTGACCTTATTTTTCTGGACATTCACCTCGAAGATGACAACGGCTTCCGGATCGTTGAAAGTCTTAATTTGCTGATCCCGGTTATTTTCACCACCGCTTTCGACGAATATCTGCTGAAAGCGTTCAAAGCCAACAGCATTGATTATCTTTTGAAACCCATTAATCCGCTTGAATTGCAGGCAGCGCTGGCCAAGTTCAGAAAGTTATTCGTCACTGGCCGTCAGCAGCAGACAATTGTAGCGGCAGAACTTATTGCTAATGAGCCCTATAAAGACCGGTTCTTATGCACGGCTGGCTCGCGGATCTTTACTTTTAAAACGTCGGAGATCGCCTATTTTTCAATCGAAGAACGCGCCACCTTTCTGCGACTTTTCGATGGCCGGCATTTTGCGGTAGAATATAGTCTCGAAAAATTGTCTCAAATCCTCGATCCAAGCCATTTTTTCCGCGTCAACCGTACTTTGCTGATCTCCATCGACGCTATTAAGGACATGCACGCGATTACGGCTGGCAGGCTAAAATTAGTGCTCAGCCCGGCGGCATCGCAAGAGGTGACCGTGAGCCCCGATCGCATCGCAGGTTTCAAAAATTGGCTGGGCAGATAA
- a CDS encoding sensor histidine kinase, whose translation MRPYIFGRKWLLGFALAIVYIPLRTFINVQQDFWNTILTKLPFFCIEILISTIFYTAWIYLIDWFLQKLALVTGSDRSSEFKITDQLMTLLPAVVLALLFNIMLIYTWGFMNSFWTHMPSPTFHGAYRSEIGMVKWRANEALTILALLAGYYLCLSNQVQEKLKRLLVDSEKLAKENMAARFQALKNQISPHFLFNNLSVLASLVESQPEKSGEFIQQLSLAYRYILSQAELHQISLKEEIKFLETYTFLLRTRFKEKVRIEVSLAPGDLERFSIIPLTLQPLIENAVKHNTMSAINPLTIRIFIQDDMLVVCNLLQARKLNASSTKLGLQNIESRYRLLQNKEVIVEKTDAHFIVKIPLLS comes from the coding sequence ATGCGGCCTTACATTTTTGGCAGGAAATGGTTGCTCGGCTTCGCACTCGCAATTGTCTACATCCCTTTACGAACATTCATTAATGTTCAGCAGGACTTTTGGAACACCATATTAACCAAGTTGCCGTTTTTCTGCATTGAAATCCTGATCAGCACTATTTTCTATACGGCGTGGATCTATCTCATCGACTGGTTTCTGCAAAAACTGGCACTGGTAACTGGCAGCGACAGGTCGTCGGAATTCAAGATTACCGACCAGCTGATGACACTGCTGCCTGCCGTTGTGCTTGCGCTGCTTTTCAATATTATGCTGATTTATACCTGGGGTTTCATGAATTCATTTTGGACGCACATGCCCAGTCCGACCTTTCACGGGGCTTACAGGTCTGAAATAGGAATGGTAAAATGGAGAGCTAATGAGGCTTTGACAATCCTGGCGCTGCTTGCAGGTTATTATTTGTGCCTGAGCAATCAAGTGCAGGAAAAGTTGAAAAGGTTATTGGTTGACTCCGAAAAGCTGGCGAAGGAAAACATGGCAGCACGTTTTCAGGCACTGAAAAACCAGATCAGTCCGCATTTTTTGTTCAATAATCTAAGTGTTTTAGCGTCGCTGGTGGAGTCCCAACCCGAGAAATCGGGCGAATTTATCCAGCAGCTTTCCCTGGCTTATCGCTACATCCTCAGCCAGGCGGAGTTACATCAGATCAGCTTGAAGGAGGAGATCAAGTTTTTGGAAACTTATACATTTTTGTTGCGGACCCGGTTCAAGGAGAAGGTGCGGATAGAAGTCAGCCTTGCGCCCGGGGACCTCGAACGGTTTTCCATCATTCCCCTCACATTGCAGCCGCTGATCGAAAATGCAGTTAAACACAACACCATGTCTGCCATTAATCCGCTCACGATACGGATCTTTATCCAGGATGATATGCTGGTGGTGTGCAATCTTTTGCAGGCCAGAAAGTTGAATGCGTCTTCGACAAAGCTGGGATTGCAAAATATTGAAAGCAGATATAGGCTTTTGCAGAATAAAGAGGTTATTGTTGAAAAAACAGACGCTCATTTTATTGTAAAAATTCCGTTACTGTCATGA
- a CDS encoding carboxymuconolactone decarboxylase family protein, which yields MENRLNMQAVQPEAYKAMYALEGFLRNSELTKVHKELIKMRASQINHCAFCLDMHSKDALKSGETVERLVLLNAWKETSLFTAEEKIILALTEAVTLIHNDGIPTELYRQAEETFGQQYLAQVIMAIVTINGWNRIAISTHMQPGS from the coding sequence ATGGAAAATCGATTAAACATGCAGGCCGTGCAGCCGGAAGCTTACAAAGCAATGTATGCCCTTGAAGGCTTCCTGAGAAACAGTGAGTTAACCAAAGTCCACAAAGAACTGATTAAAATGCGGGCTTCGCAGATCAACCATTGCGCGTTTTGTCTGGACATGCATAGCAAAGACGCGCTAAAATCCGGAGAAACCGTAGAACGCCTGGTGTTGCTGAATGCCTGGAAAGAAACCAGCCTTTTTACAGCCGAAGAAAAGATCATTTTAGCACTAACCGAGGCGGTGACCTTAATCCATAATGATGGTATTCCCACCGAACTATACCGCCAGGCAGAGGAAACGTTCGGCCAGCAATATCTGGCGCAGGTTATCATGGCCATTGTGACGATCAACGGCTGGAACCGCATTGCGATCAGCACGCACATGCAACCGGGCAGTTAA